From a region of the Falco cherrug isolate bFalChe1 chromosome 9, bFalChe1.pri, whole genome shotgun sequence genome:
- the RXRA gene encoding retinoic acid receptor RXR-alpha isoform X4: MATPSLHPSIGPGIGSSLGSPGQLHSPISTLSSPINGMGPPFSVISSPMGPHSMSVPSTPSLGFGTSSPQLNSPMNSVSSTEDIKPPLGLNGVLKVPAHPSGTMASFTKHICAICGDRSSGKHYGVYSCEGCKGFFKRTVRKDLTYTCRDNKDCLIDKRQRNRCQYCRYQKCLAMGMKREGMEHHPSRRTGLLGSREEQAVQEERQRGKDRNENEVESTSSANEDMPVEKILEAELAVEPKTETYIEANMGLTPSSPNDPVTNICQAADKQLFTLVEWAKRIPHFSELPLDDQVILLRAGWNELLIASFSHRSIAVKDGILLATGLHVHRNSAHSAGVGAIFDRVLTELVSKMRDMQMDKTELGCLRAIVLFNPDSKGLSNPAEVEALREKVYASLEAYCKHKYPDQPGRFAKLLLRLPALRSIGLKCLEHLFFFKLIGDTPIDTFLMEMLEAPHQMT; encoded by the exons ATGGCCACCCCATCCCTCCACCCGTCCATTGGGCCGGGCATCGGCTCCTCACTGGGCTCCCCGGGCCAGCTCCACTCGCCCATCAGCACCCTGAGCTCGCCGATCAATGGCATGGGACCTCCGTTCTCCGTCATCAGCTCCCCCATGGGCCCGCACTCAATGTCCGTCCCCTCCACCCCTAGCCTGGGATTTGGCACCAGCAGCCCACAG CTCAACTCGCCCATGAACTCggtcagcagcacagaagacatTAAGCCACCCCTGGGGCTCAACGGAGTCCTCAAAGTGCCAGCACATCCCTCAGGAACGATGGCCTCCTTCACCAAGCACATATGTGCCATCTGCGGGGACAGATCTTCAG GTAAACATTACGGGGTTTACAGCTGCGAGGGCTGCAAAGGCTTCTTCAAGCGCACGGTGCGGAAAGACCTCACCTACACCTGCCGCGACAACAAGGACTGCTTGATCGACAAGCGCCAGCGCAACCGCTGCCAGTACTGCCGCTATCAGAAGTGTCTTGCGATGGGGATGAAGCGAGAAG GGATGGAGCACCATCCATCCCGGCGCACAGGACTTCTGGGAAGCCGAGAAGAACAAG CTGTCCAGGAGGAGAGGCAGCGAGGGAAGGACCGCAATGAGAACGAGGTGGAATCAACAAGTAGCGCCAACGAGGACATGCCTGTGGAGAAGATCTTGGAAGCTGAACTTGCGGTGGAGCCAAAGACAGAGACATACATTGAAGCAAATATGGGCTTGACGCCGAGCTCG CCCAATGACCCAGTGACGAACATATGCCAGGCAGCAGACAAACAGCTCTTCACCCTGGTGGAGTGGGCCAAGAGGATCCCCCACTTCTCCGAGCTGCCCCTGGATGACCAGGTCATCTTGCTCAGAGCAG gGTGGAATGAGCTCCTCATCGCCTCCTTCTCCCACCGCTCCATAGCCGTGAAAGACGGGATCCTCTTAGCCACCGGGCTGCACGTGCACCGGAACAGCGCGCACAGCGCTGGCGTCGGGGCCATCTTCGACag AGTACTGACAGAACTCGTGTCAAAAATGCGAGACATGCAGATGGACAAGACAGAGCTAGGCTGCCTGCGAGCCATTGTCCTCTTCAACCCCG ACTCAAAAGGTCTCTCCAACCCGGCTGAAGTGGAGGCGTTGAGGGAGAAGGTGTACGCATCGCTAGAGGCATACTGCAAACACAAATACCCTGACCAGCCCGGGAG GTTTGCAAAGCTCTTGCTCCGTCTCCCGGCCCTCCGGTCCATCGGCCTGAAatgcctggagcacctcttcttCTTCAAGCTAATAGGCGACACACCGATCGACACCTTCTTGATGGAAATGCTGGAAGCGCCCCATCAAATGACTTAA
- the RXRA gene encoding retinoic acid receptor RXR-alpha isoform X1 — protein MGEGGRFQRRSAWTCGDFSNQVNSTSLNSPTSRGPMATPSLHPSIGPGIGSSLGSPGQLHSPISTLSSPINGMGPPFSVISSPMGPHSMSVPSTPSLGFGTSSPQLNSPMNSVSSTEDIKPPLGLNGVLKVPAHPSGTMASFTKHICAICGDRSSGKHYGVYSCEGCKGFFKRTVRKDLTYTCRDNKDCLIDKRQRNRCQYCRYQKCLAMGMKREGMEHHPSRRTGLLGSREEQAVQEERQRGKDRNENEVESTSSANEDMPVEKILEAELAVEPKTETYIEANMGLTPSSPNDPVTNICQAADKQLFTLVEWAKRIPHFSELPLDDQVILLRAGWNELLIASFSHRSIAVKDGILLATGLHVHRNSAHSAGVGAIFDRVLTELVSKMRDMQMDKTELGCLRAIVLFNPDSKGLSNPAEVEALREKVYASLEAYCKHKYPDQPGRFAKLLLRLPALRSIGLKCLEHLFFFKLIGDTPIDTFLMEMLEAPHQMT, from the exons aTTTCTCCAACCAAGTCAATTCCACGTCCCTGAATTCTCCCACGAGCCGGGGGCCCATGGCCACCCCATCCCTCCACCCGTCCATTGGGCCGGGCATCGGCTCCTCACTGGGCTCCCCGGGCCAGCTCCACTCGCCCATCAGCACCCTGAGCTCGCCGATCAATGGCATGGGACCTCCGTTCTCCGTCATCAGCTCCCCCATGGGCCCGCACTCAATGTCCGTCCCCTCCACCCCTAGCCTGGGATTTGGCACCAGCAGCCCACAG CTCAACTCGCCCATGAACTCggtcagcagcacagaagacatTAAGCCACCCCTGGGGCTCAACGGAGTCCTCAAAGTGCCAGCACATCCCTCAGGAACGATGGCCTCCTTCACCAAGCACATATGTGCCATCTGCGGGGACAGATCTTCAG GTAAACATTACGGGGTTTACAGCTGCGAGGGCTGCAAAGGCTTCTTCAAGCGCACGGTGCGGAAAGACCTCACCTACACCTGCCGCGACAACAAGGACTGCTTGATCGACAAGCGCCAGCGCAACCGCTGCCAGTACTGCCGCTATCAGAAGTGTCTTGCGATGGGGATGAAGCGAGAAG GGATGGAGCACCATCCATCCCGGCGCACAGGACTTCTGGGAAGCCGAGAAGAACAAG CTGTCCAGGAGGAGAGGCAGCGAGGGAAGGACCGCAATGAGAACGAGGTGGAATCAACAAGTAGCGCCAACGAGGACATGCCTGTGGAGAAGATCTTGGAAGCTGAACTTGCGGTGGAGCCAAAGACAGAGACATACATTGAAGCAAATATGGGCTTGACGCCGAGCTCG CCCAATGACCCAGTGACGAACATATGCCAGGCAGCAGACAAACAGCTCTTCACCCTGGTGGAGTGGGCCAAGAGGATCCCCCACTTCTCCGAGCTGCCCCTGGATGACCAGGTCATCTTGCTCAGAGCAG gGTGGAATGAGCTCCTCATCGCCTCCTTCTCCCACCGCTCCATAGCCGTGAAAGACGGGATCCTCTTAGCCACCGGGCTGCACGTGCACCGGAACAGCGCGCACAGCGCTGGCGTCGGGGCCATCTTCGACag AGTACTGACAGAACTCGTGTCAAAAATGCGAGACATGCAGATGGACAAGACAGAGCTAGGCTGCCTGCGAGCCATTGTCCTCTTCAACCCCG ACTCAAAAGGTCTCTCCAACCCGGCTGAAGTGGAGGCGTTGAGGGAGAAGGTGTACGCATCGCTAGAGGCATACTGCAAACACAAATACCCTGACCAGCCCGGGAG GTTTGCAAAGCTCTTGCTCCGTCTCCCGGCCCTCCGGTCCATCGGCCTGAAatgcctggagcacctcttcttCTTCAAGCTAATAGGCGACACACCGATCGACACCTTCTTGATGGAAATGCTGGAAGCGCCCCATCAAATGACTTAA
- the RXRA gene encoding retinoic acid receptor RXR-alpha isoform X3 — MDTKHFLPLDFSNQVNSTSLNSPTSRGPMATPSLHPSIGPGIGSSLGSPGQLHSPISTLSSPINGMGPPFSVISSPMGPHSMSVPSTPSLGFGTSSPQLNSPMNSVSSTEDIKPPLGLNGVLKVPAHPSGTMASFTKHICAICGDRSSGKHYGVYSCEGCKGFFKRTVRKDLTYTCRDNKDCLIDKRQRNRCQYCRYQKCLAMGMKREAVQEERQRGKDRNENEVESTSSANEDMPVEKILEAELAVEPKTETYIEANMGLTPSSPNDPVTNICQAADKQLFTLVEWAKRIPHFSELPLDDQVILLRAGWNELLIASFSHRSIAVKDGILLATGLHVHRNSAHSAGVGAIFDRVLTELVSKMRDMQMDKTELGCLRAIVLFNPDSKGLSNPAEVEALREKVYASLEAYCKHKYPDQPGRFAKLLLRLPALRSIGLKCLEHLFFFKLIGDTPIDTFLMEMLEAPHQMT; from the exons aTTTCTCCAACCAAGTCAATTCCACGTCCCTGAATTCTCCCACGAGCCGGGGGCCCATGGCCACCCCATCCCTCCACCCGTCCATTGGGCCGGGCATCGGCTCCTCACTGGGCTCCCCGGGCCAGCTCCACTCGCCCATCAGCACCCTGAGCTCGCCGATCAATGGCATGGGACCTCCGTTCTCCGTCATCAGCTCCCCCATGGGCCCGCACTCAATGTCCGTCCCCTCCACCCCTAGCCTGGGATTTGGCACCAGCAGCCCACAG CTCAACTCGCCCATGAACTCggtcagcagcacagaagacatTAAGCCACCCCTGGGGCTCAACGGAGTCCTCAAAGTGCCAGCACATCCCTCAGGAACGATGGCCTCCTTCACCAAGCACATATGTGCCATCTGCGGGGACAGATCTTCAG GTAAACATTACGGGGTTTACAGCTGCGAGGGCTGCAAAGGCTTCTTCAAGCGCACGGTGCGGAAAGACCTCACCTACACCTGCCGCGACAACAAGGACTGCTTGATCGACAAGCGCCAGCGCAACCGCTGCCAGTACTGCCGCTATCAGAAGTGTCTTGCGATGGGGATGAAGCGAGAAG CTGTCCAGGAGGAGAGGCAGCGAGGGAAGGACCGCAATGAGAACGAGGTGGAATCAACAAGTAGCGCCAACGAGGACATGCCTGTGGAGAAGATCTTGGAAGCTGAACTTGCGGTGGAGCCAAAGACAGAGACATACATTGAAGCAAATATGGGCTTGACGCCGAGCTCG CCCAATGACCCAGTGACGAACATATGCCAGGCAGCAGACAAACAGCTCTTCACCCTGGTGGAGTGGGCCAAGAGGATCCCCCACTTCTCCGAGCTGCCCCTGGATGACCAGGTCATCTTGCTCAGAGCAG gGTGGAATGAGCTCCTCATCGCCTCCTTCTCCCACCGCTCCATAGCCGTGAAAGACGGGATCCTCTTAGCCACCGGGCTGCACGTGCACCGGAACAGCGCGCACAGCGCTGGCGTCGGGGCCATCTTCGACag AGTACTGACAGAACTCGTGTCAAAAATGCGAGACATGCAGATGGACAAGACAGAGCTAGGCTGCCTGCGAGCCATTGTCCTCTTCAACCCCG ACTCAAAAGGTCTCTCCAACCCGGCTGAAGTGGAGGCGTTGAGGGAGAAGGTGTACGCATCGCTAGAGGCATACTGCAAACACAAATACCCTGACCAGCCCGGGAG GTTTGCAAAGCTCTTGCTCCGTCTCCCGGCCCTCCGGTCCATCGGCCTGAAatgcctggagcacctcttcttCTTCAAGCTAATAGGCGACACACCGATCGACACCTTCTTGATGGAAATGCTGGAAGCGCCCCATCAAATGACTTAA
- the RXRA gene encoding retinoic acid receptor RXR-alpha isoform X2: protein MDTKHFLPLDFSNQVNSTSLNSPTSRGPMATPSLHPSIGPGIGSSLGSPGQLHSPISTLSSPINGMGPPFSVISSPMGPHSMSVPSTPSLGFGTSSPQLNSPMNSVSSTEDIKPPLGLNGVLKVPAHPSGTMASFTKHICAICGDRSSGKHYGVYSCEGCKGFFKRTVRKDLTYTCRDNKDCLIDKRQRNRCQYCRYQKCLAMGMKREGMEHHPSRRTGLLGSREEQAVQEERQRGKDRNENEVESTSSANEDMPVEKILEAELAVEPKTETYIEANMGLTPSSPNDPVTNICQAADKQLFTLVEWAKRIPHFSELPLDDQVILLRAGWNELLIASFSHRSIAVKDGILLATGLHVHRNSAHSAGVGAIFDRVLTELVSKMRDMQMDKTELGCLRAIVLFNPDSKGLSNPAEVEALREKVYASLEAYCKHKYPDQPGRFAKLLLRLPALRSIGLKCLEHLFFFKLIGDTPIDTFLMEMLEAPHQMT, encoded by the exons aTTTCTCCAACCAAGTCAATTCCACGTCCCTGAATTCTCCCACGAGCCGGGGGCCCATGGCCACCCCATCCCTCCACCCGTCCATTGGGCCGGGCATCGGCTCCTCACTGGGCTCCCCGGGCCAGCTCCACTCGCCCATCAGCACCCTGAGCTCGCCGATCAATGGCATGGGACCTCCGTTCTCCGTCATCAGCTCCCCCATGGGCCCGCACTCAATGTCCGTCCCCTCCACCCCTAGCCTGGGATTTGGCACCAGCAGCCCACAG CTCAACTCGCCCATGAACTCggtcagcagcacagaagacatTAAGCCACCCCTGGGGCTCAACGGAGTCCTCAAAGTGCCAGCACATCCCTCAGGAACGATGGCCTCCTTCACCAAGCACATATGTGCCATCTGCGGGGACAGATCTTCAG GTAAACATTACGGGGTTTACAGCTGCGAGGGCTGCAAAGGCTTCTTCAAGCGCACGGTGCGGAAAGACCTCACCTACACCTGCCGCGACAACAAGGACTGCTTGATCGACAAGCGCCAGCGCAACCGCTGCCAGTACTGCCGCTATCAGAAGTGTCTTGCGATGGGGATGAAGCGAGAAG GGATGGAGCACCATCCATCCCGGCGCACAGGACTTCTGGGAAGCCGAGAAGAACAAG CTGTCCAGGAGGAGAGGCAGCGAGGGAAGGACCGCAATGAGAACGAGGTGGAATCAACAAGTAGCGCCAACGAGGACATGCCTGTGGAGAAGATCTTGGAAGCTGAACTTGCGGTGGAGCCAAAGACAGAGACATACATTGAAGCAAATATGGGCTTGACGCCGAGCTCG CCCAATGACCCAGTGACGAACATATGCCAGGCAGCAGACAAACAGCTCTTCACCCTGGTGGAGTGGGCCAAGAGGATCCCCCACTTCTCCGAGCTGCCCCTGGATGACCAGGTCATCTTGCTCAGAGCAG gGTGGAATGAGCTCCTCATCGCCTCCTTCTCCCACCGCTCCATAGCCGTGAAAGACGGGATCCTCTTAGCCACCGGGCTGCACGTGCACCGGAACAGCGCGCACAGCGCTGGCGTCGGGGCCATCTTCGACag AGTACTGACAGAACTCGTGTCAAAAATGCGAGACATGCAGATGGACAAGACAGAGCTAGGCTGCCTGCGAGCCATTGTCCTCTTCAACCCCG ACTCAAAAGGTCTCTCCAACCCGGCTGAAGTGGAGGCGTTGAGGGAGAAGGTGTACGCATCGCTAGAGGCATACTGCAAACACAAATACCCTGACCAGCCCGGGAG GTTTGCAAAGCTCTTGCTCCGTCTCCCGGCCCTCCGGTCCATCGGCCTGAAatgcctggagcacctcttcttCTTCAAGCTAATAGGCGACACACCGATCGACACCTTCTTGATGGAAATGCTGGAAGCGCCCCATCAAATGACTTAA